The Terrirubrum flagellatum nucleotide sequence GCCGCGCCCCTCGGCGCGGATCACGATCACGCGGACATCGGCGTTGGCGTTAAGGGCGTCGATCTCCTGCGACAGGCTGCGCCATCCCGCGCTGTTCAAGGCGTTCACCGGCGGCGCATCGATGATGATTTCACCGACGCCGTCTTCAATCACAATCCGAAATGGCCCGCTCATGCCGCTCCCTTCCTCGCGACATCAGGCGCCGCAAGCGCCGTCAATCGATCGATGCTCACCTGAGCTTCACGCATGATGCGCGCGATGAGCTCGACGCAGCTCTCAAGTTTCTCGATCGCCGCAGCAGCCTGCCCGCTCGGCAGCAATCCGTTGTCGGGATCGCCATCGCGCACGCCGCGCTGCACGAGCGTCGGCAAGTTCGGCGCCATCACGGTCTGCGCGAAACTTGAATCCGCAGCCGACGTCGCCTTGAGACCCAGCTTGATCATGTCGATCATTCCAAGGCCCGCCTCCGCGCCCCATCGGCGCGCATGCGCGATCGACATCGCGAGCCGCGCGGGCAGACCCATGCCCTCGAGGCGGCGAATCTCGTCATTCTCGATGAAGCGCTGCGGCAGACCGTCGACCGCGAGCGTCACGCGAATATGCGCGGGATCCTTCGTCGCGAGATAGCGATCGAGCGCGCTTTTCGGCACCGGCGAGTCAGTCGTCATGAGAAAGCGCGTCCCCATGGCGATTCCCGCTGCGCCATAAGCGAGAGCCGCCGCGAGCCCGCGCCCATCGAAGAAGCCGCCGGCCGCGACAACGGGGACTTTGACGGCGTCGAGCACTTGCGGCAGCAGCACTGTCGTCGGCGATGCGCCGGTGTGGCCGCCGCCCTCGCCGCCCTGCACCGTGATCACATCGGCGCCGAGTTCCACCGCTTTCACCGCGTGTT carries:
- a CDS encoding nitronate monooxygenase; the protein is MVEGLRTELCDRLGCRYPVVQTAMGWVADAKLTAATGNAGGFGFLAGATIPAGEVEAEILKVKSLTSASFGVNFHMFQPNAEEVLEMVIRHKVRAVSYGRGPDAKTIKRLKDAGVICMPTVGALKHAVKAVELGADVITVQGGEGGGHTGASPTTVLLPQVLDAVKVPVVAAGGFFDGRGLAAALAYGAAGIAMGTRFLMTTDSPVPKSALDRYLATKDPAHIRVTLAVDGLPQRFIENDEIRRLEGMGLPARLAMSIAHARRWGAEAGLGMIDMIKLGLKATSAADSSFAQTVMAPNLPTLVQRGVRDGDPDNGLLPSGQAAAAIEKLESCVELIARIMREAQVSIDRLTALAAPDVARKGAA